tgtgtgtgtgtgtgcgtaagtaAACCTTCATGTGTGCTGTCAGGTTGTCCTTGCGTGCGCACCGGAAGGGACAGAGCTGACACTGTTGGCTCTTTAACCCCGTGTGAACTGACATGTGTCTTCTCCAGTagctcttcctcttcatccgcaGACCGCACACTGAACACTGGAATACACCTGGGGGGGGGCACGTCATGTTtctatactgtatgtttacaCTGAACACTGGAatacacctgggggggggggggggggggggggcacgtcaTGTTtccatactgtatgtttacactGAACACTGGAatacacctggggggggggggggggggcacgtcatgtttctatactgtatgtttacaCTGAACACTGGAATAcacctggggaggggggggggggggcacgtcaTGCTtctatactgtatgtttacaCTGAACACTGGAATAcacctggggaggggggggggcacgtCATGTTtctatactgtatgtttacaCTGAACACTGGAATACacctgggagggggggggggggcacgtcatgtttctatactgtatgtttacaCTGAACACTGGAatacacctgggggggggggggggcacgtcatgtttctatactgtatgtttacaCTGAACACTGGAatacacctggggggggggggggggggggcacgtcatgtttctatactgtatgtttacaCTGAACACTGGAATACACCTGGGGAGGGGGGGGCACGTCATGTTTCAATACTGTATGTTTACACTGAACACTGGAatacacctgggggggggggggcacgtcatgtttctatactgtatgtttacaCTGAACACTGGAATAcacctggggagggggggggggggcacgtcaTGTTTCTATACTGTATGTTTGCACTGAACACTGGATTACACCTGGGGGGGGGCACGTCATGTTtctatactgtatgtttacaCTGAACACTGGAatacacctgggggggggggggggggcacgtcatgtttatatactgtatgtttacacTGAACACTGGAatacacctggggggggggggggggcacgtcaTGTTTCTTACTGTATGTTTACACTGAACACTGGAATAcacctggggagggggggggggcacgtcATGTTTCTATACTGTATGTTTGCACTGTAACACTTTCCAATGAAATCcctttacacacagacacacacagtctacCTGCTGGTCCTCCAGGGTTGATTTCTCCCAGGGGGTTGGTGAACAGTAATGGATCCAGACTGGGCATCTCCACCTGGGACTGAGGAGGGGCTGAGCCCTGGTTCTTACACGGTGAAGAGATCACGGCCTGGTTCTCTGCCCGGGTTTGGTTCTCCTCTCTGGGGCTAAGCTCTGGCAACAGCCCCCTCTGGTTCTCCACTACCCTGGAGGAGCTCTGGTCTGTGAGTTGAGACTGAGGAgcgggggagaggaaggagaggaaggagtaggGGGAGGTAGAGCGATGTTGGGCTGAGCCTGTCACCTCTGACCCGGTGACCTTCGAACCCTGACCTCGCAGGTTGACCTtctgggacagggcagtgagGGCGGAGCTGGCGGAGGAGGAGGGAGCGGAGAGGGGGCTGGGGGAGGAGTCCAGGGTCAGACACACGCCCTCCTGCAACCCTGCACCTGCCGCAgctatagaggaggagagagagggagacgaggaggggataaaggaggaagagagggaggggatgaaggaggaagagagggagggagaggaggaggggataaaggaggaagagagggagggagaggaggaggggataaaggaggaagagagggagggagaggaggaggggataaaggaggaagagagggagggagaggaggaggggataaaggaggaagagagggagggagaggaggaggggataaaggaggaagagagggcgggagaggaggaggggataaaggaggaagagagggagggagaggaggaggggataaaggaggaagagagggagggagaggaggaggggataaaggaggaagagagggagggagaggagggggggataaaggaggaagagagggagggagaggaggaggggataaaggaggaagagagggagggagaggaggaggggataaaggaggaagagagggagggagaggagggggggataaaagaggaagaaagggagggagaggaagaggggataaaggaggaagaggaggggataaaggaggaagagagagaggaagaggaggaggggataaaggaggaagaggaggggataaaggaggaagaggggataaaggaggaagaggaggagggtgcCGTGGTCCTGTTGTGTAGCACAGCATTGGCTGCTGCTGCCCTTAGCCTCTGGATGGCAGAGTCAGGGGATAGGCGGCCCTCTTTACCCGCCCAGGAGCACCCGAGGCTGGGCCACACATCCAGCCCTGCCGGCCTCCCCTGGAAGTCCCTGGAGGAACACCCAGACACCTGCTGATTAGAGGAGacagcagcaggagaggaggaggaggaggagagtgtgaaagaaaaggaggaggaggagttctTGGCTACTCTCTGGGCCAGGGCGCTGAGCTGCAGAGAAtgctgggagagaggagggacatcTGGGAGTAAACCCAGTGGAGGGGAAgagtctccctctcttcctcttcctcctcctcctcctcctccttctcctccttctctccttcctcccttcatCCTTCCCTCTCCGCCCAGGGTCGTAACCCCGGGCTCCAGGGCACAGGGTGGGCTGGAAGATAGCTCTCTACCCAGGCCTTGGAGAGGGTTCCCCCCACACAGCAGGgccaggatggaggagagggacaggtccTTTCCCAGAGGGTTATCCGTGGTGTCCTGGCCTAACCCCAGACCCAGGCCTCGATCCTGGACgaccatggaggaggaggtgggtgtTGTGGTAGCGTTGTGGTCCAGGGGGTTGGAGgtcagagggatggaggaggaggtgggtgttgctgtagtgttgtggtccagGGGGTTGGAGgtcagagggatggaggaggaggtgggggttGGGGTAGCGTTGTGGTCCAGGGGGTTGGAGgtcagagggatggaggaggaggtgggtctTGGGGTAGTGTTGTGGTCCAGGGGGTTGGAGgtcagagggatggaggaggaggtgggtgtTGGGGTAGCGTTGTGGTCCAGGGGGTTGGAGGTCAGAGGGATGAAGGAGGAGGTGGGTGTTGGGGTAGCGTTGTGGCCCAGGGGGTTGGAGgtcagagggatggaggaggaggtgggtgtTGGGGTAGTGTTGTGGTCCAGGGGGTTGGAGgtcagagggatggaggaggaggtgggggttGGGGTAGCGTTGTGGTCCAGGGGGTTGGAGgtcagagggatggaggaggaggtgggtctTGGGGTAGTGTTGTGGTCCAGGGGGTTGGAGgtcagagggatggaggaggaggtgggtgtTGGGGTAGCGTTGTGGTCCAGGGGGTTGGAGGTCAGAGGGATGAAGGAGGAGGtgggtgttgtggtagtgttgtggtccAGGGGGTTGGAGgtcagagggatggaggaggaggtgggtgtTGGGGTAGCGTTGTGGTCCAGGGGGTTGGAGgtcagagggatggaggaggaggtgggtgttgctgtagtgttgtggtccagGGGGTTGGAGgtcagagggatggaggaggaggtgggtgtTGGGGTAGTGTTGTGGTCCAGGGGGTTGGAGgtcagagggatggaggaggaggtgggtgtTGGGGTCAGAGATGGGGGAGGtttgggggaggaggggtgtgtaGAGGTCAGAGATGGGGGAGGtttgggggaggaggggtgtgtaGAGGTCAGAGATGGGGGAGGtttgggggaggaggggtgtgttCTTTCCTCTGTATCACTGACACAGCTCATCTCTTCTTCTACTGTGACTGTGTCTGCCGCCGGGGCCTTATCCCCAtctgatagagagagggggagagagggggagggaaagggagagagagggagagaaagggagagaaagagtgagagagagaaagtgaccaTGCTCCAGCAGCAGAGAGATTACACATGATCAAAGGTCATGAATATTCATGAGATCACACATTACATCTTTTGAAGCCTATACATCAGACGTTATGATTGGCTCGCTGGTGACACTACCCTATGCTACAGACGTTATGATTGGCTCGCTGGTGACACTACCCTATGTTACAGACGTTATGATTGGCTCGCTGGTGACACTACCCTATGTTACAGACGTTATGATTGGCTCGCTGGTGACACTACCCTATGTTACAGACGTTATGATTGGCTCGCTGGTGACACTACCCTATGTTACAGACGTTATGATTGGCTCGCTGGTGACACTACCCTATGTTACAGACGTTATGATTGGCTCGCTGGTGACACTACCCTATGTTACAGACGTTATGATTGACTCGCTGGTGACACTACCCTATGTTACAGACGTTATGATTGGCTCGCTGGTGACACTACCCTATGTTACAGACGTTATGATTGGCTCGCTGGTGACACTACCCTATGTTACAGACGTTATGATTGGCTCGCTGGTGACACTACCCTATGCTACAGACGTTATGATTGGCTCGCTGGTGACACTACCCTATGTTACAGACGTTATGATTGGCTCGCTGGTGACACTACCCTATGTTACAGACGTTATGATTGGCGGGGAAACAGAGTTGACCTCAGATCAGACAGTAGTCTACTGTACAGCTTTATGAAATGACCTCAGATCAGACAGTAGTCTACTGTACAGCTTTATGAAATGACCTCAGATCAGACAGTAGTCTACTGTACAGTGTTATGAAATGACCTCAGATCAGACAGTAGTCTACTGTACAGTGTTATGAAATGACCTCAGATCAGACAGTAGTCTACTGTACAGTGTTATGAAATGATCTCAGATCAGACAGTAGTCTACTGTACAGCTTTATGAAATGACCTCAGATCAGACAGTAGTCTACTGTACAGTGTTATGAAATGACCTCAGATCAGACAGTAGTCTACTGTACAGTGTTATGAAATGATCTCAGATCAGACAGTAGTCTACTGTACAGCTTTATGAAATGACCTCAGATCAGACAGTAGTCTACTGTACAGTGTTATGAAATGACCTCAGATCAGACAGTAGTCTACTGTACAGTGTTATGAAATGACCTCAGATCAGACAGTAGTCTACTGTACAGCTTTATGAAATGACCTCAGATCAGACAGTAGTCTACTGTACAGCTTTATGAAATGACCTCAGATCAGACAGTAGTCTACTGTACAGTGTTATGAAATGACCTCAGATCAGACAGTAGTCTACTGTACAGTGTTATGAAATGACCTCAGATCAGACAGTAGTCTACTGTACAGCTTTATGAAATGACCTCAGATCAGACAGTAGTCTACTGTACAGCTTTATGAAATGACCTCAGATCAGACAGTAGTCTACTGTACAGTGTTATGAAATGACCTCAGATCAGACAGTAGTCTACTGTACAGTGTTATGAAATGACCTCAGATCAGACAGTAGTCTACTGTACAGTGTTATGAAATGACCTCAGATCAGACAGTAGTCTACTGTACAGTGTTATAAAATGACCTCAGATCAGACAGTAGTCTACTGTACAGTGTTATGAAACATGGTTGGAGGGATTATGGATGGATCGAGGGAtggatggctggagggagggataggatgggtggctggatggctgactgactgactgactggctggctgcctggTCACATGCAGGCCAGGCCCGGCTCCAGGATGACATGCCTGAGGGGGGCATTTTAAAGTAACAAATAGTATTGCTTTAGAGCTTTAGAGCCCTAATAACACCATGTAGATTGGTACTGCTGCTGTTCCAATAGTCCGggcagccatttgattagctgttcaggagtcttatggcttgggggttagaagctgtttagaagcctcttgaaccgaagacttggcgctccggtaccgtttgccgtgcggtagcagagagaacagtctatgactagggtggctggagtctttgaccatttttagggccttcctctgacaccgcctggtatagtggtcctggatggcaggaagcttggccccggtgatgtactgggctgtactcactaccctcggcagtgccttgcggtcggagaccgagcagttgccgtaccaggatgATGCAACCTGGATGATGCaaagtgatgcaacctgtcagaatggtgctctcgatggtgctgctgtaaaaccttttgaggatctgaggacccatgccaaatcttctcagtctcctgagggagggggggggaataggtaatccttttcctgtagtccacaatcatctcttttgtcttgctcacattgagggagaggttgttgtcctggcaccacactgcaggtctctgacctcctccctttaggctgtctcatctttgtcaggtctctgatctcctccctataggctgtctcatcgttgtcaggtctctgacctcctccctataggccgtctcatcgttgtcaggtctctgacctcctccctataggccgtctcatcgttgtcaggtctctgacctcctccctataggctgtctcatcgttgtcaggtctctgacctcctccctataggctgtctcatcgttgtcaggtctctgatctcctccctataggctgtctcgtcgttgtgggtgatcagacctaccactgttgtgatggtgttggagtagtgcctggctgtgcagtcatgagtgaacagggagtacaggaggggactgagcacgcacccctgaggggcccccgtgttgaggatcagtgtggcggatgtgttgttacctacccttaccacttgggggcggcccgtcaggaagtccaggatctagttgcagagggaggtgtttagtcccaggatccttagcttagtgatgagctttgagggcactgtagtgttgaacgctgagctgtagtcaatgaacagcattttcacataggtgttccttttgtccaggtgagaaagggcagtgtggagtgcaatagagattgcatcatctgtggatctgttggggcggtgtgtgaattggagtgggtctagggtttcctggatgatggtgttgatgtgagccatgaccagcctttcaaagcacttcatggctactgacgtgagtgctacggggcggttatcatttaggcaggttaccttcgctttcttgggcacagggactatggtggtctgcttaaaacatgttggtatgacagactcggtcagggacatgttgaaaatgtagtgaagacacttgccagttggtcagcgcatgctcggagtacacgtcctggttatccgtctggccctgcgaccttgtgaatgttgacctgtttaaaggtcgtaCAGTTCAATAACAAGCAAATGTGTAACCCCTGTGCTTGTCATGCAGAATTCAACGCTGGGCTGTACAACATGCTAAAAAAGGTAGGGAGCTTGGGTCTTAGAAACGACTGGAGGGATTAAACTAGAAAAAGAGTGGGTGGAATGTACAGTAAATTAGCATATTTTATGAAAATATGCTAAAAACAACAACAGAGCACTCAGGAAAAAAAAGGGTTTTGAACATGAACCAATCCTTGTCAACGAGGCTAAAGAGGACACCCAGGTTAACACTCACCCAGGTTAACACTCACCCAGGTTAACGCTCACCCAGGTTAACACTCACCCAGGTTAACGCTCACCCAGGTTAACGCTCACCCAGGTTAACGCTCACCCAGGTTAACACTCACCCAGGTTAACACTCACCCAGGTTAACACTCACCCAGGTTAACACTCACCCAGGTTAACACTCACCCAGGTTAACACTCAAAatggaaaaaaaagaaaaagaaaataggCACTATAGAACAGAAGGAGGCTAAACATACATAAGACTCGTGGCTTTGAGCCAGAAGTTGACTCTCAGGAGTTAAATGGACATGGACAGAGGCATTGTGGGTAGGTTTTGAAAACTAAGGCaggacatccccccccccccccccccccacacttttTACCTTCACAGCACATAACAAGTTTGTAATCTGATTATGTGCTTCGTATACGTAGACACGATACATATATTATCATATGTGTTCTGCTGTAGCCTACAttgatttatttgatttgaaattatATTCAGATATTGTGATATTTGGTCTTGTAAGCCCCTGTGTGCATATTGGCTAGTGTTCTGCAGTGTCTAGAAAATGAGACTCTAAAGAAATGCAGACTACTGCAGCTACATTCAAGTATGTGGGCATACTGCAGTGACGTCTAAAATGCTGTCCATTTCatcaccatagatagtaggctactttaCTCTGCTGCTCTGCTACAttgtgtttgacacttttttttctctctatgTGTTCTGGTACCCCCCCACCCTGTGCTCACTATGTGTTCTGGTACCCCCCCACCCCATGCTCACTATGTGTTCTGGTACCCCCCCACCCCTGTGCTCACTATGTGTTCTGGTACCCCCCCACCCCGTGCTCACTATGTGTtctggtaccccccccccccaccccgtgCTCACTATGTGTTCTggtaccccccccacccccccaccccatgcTCACTATGTGTTCCgataccccccccacccccccaccccgtgCTCACTATGTGTtctggtacccccccccccaccccgtgCTCACTATGTGTtctggtacccccccccccccccaccccgtgCTCACTATGTGTTCtggtaccccccccccaccccgtgCTCACTATGTGTTCtggtaccccccccccaccccgtgCTCACTATGTGTtctggaacccccccccccccccccaccccgtgCTCACTATGTGTTCTGGTACCCCCCCACGCCCCCACCCCATGCTCACTATGTGTTCCGGTACCCCCCCCACCCCGTGCTCACTATGTGTTCtggtaccccccccccaccccgtgCTCACTATGTGTTCTggtacccccccccacccctgtgCTCACTATGTGTTCTGGTACCCCCCCCGTGCTCACTATGTGTTCTggtaccccccccaccccccaccccgtgCTCACTATGTGTtctggtaccccccccccccccaccccgtgCTCACTATGTGTtctggtacccccccccccccccaccccgtgCTCACTATGTGTTctggtaacccccccccccccccccaccccctgctCACTATGTGTtctggtacccccccccccccccccaccccgtgCTCACTATGTGTTCTGGTACCCCCCCCgtgcgattacagccttgagtcttgggtatgaagctacaagcttggaaaACCTGTTTtcggggagtttatcccattcttctctgcagatcctctcaagctctatcaggttggatggggagcgtcgctgcacagctattttcaagtctctctagagatgttcgatcaggatcatgtccgggctctggctgggccactcaaggacatttagacacttgtcccgaagttactcctgcattttcttggctgtgcacttagggtcgttgtctgcAGTCATAAGcacactggagcaggttttcatcaaggatctctctgtactttgctacattcatctttcccttgatcctgactagtctcccagtccctgccgctgaaaaacatccccacagcatgatgctgccaccaccatgcttcaccgtagggatggtgtctggtttactccagacgtgatgcttggccttcaggccaaagagttcaatcttggtttcatcagaccagagaatcttgtttctcatggtctgagagtctttaggtgccttttcctgaggagtggcttccgtcaaccactctaccataaaggcctgattggtggagttctacagagatggttgtccttctggaaggttctctcatctccacagaggaactctggagctttctcaaagtgaccatcgggttcttggtcacctccctgaccaaggcccttctcccctgattgctcagtttggcggggcggccagatctaggacgagtcttggtggttccaaacttcttccatgatcaatggaaacaggatgcacctgagctaaattgtgagtctcatagcaaaaagtctgaatacttatgtaaataaggtatttctgtttttttaatttgtaatacatttgcaaacatttctaaaaacctgtttcgctttgtcattatgggaaattgtgcgtagattgatgaggggaaaaaacgatttcatccattttagaataaggctgtaacgtaacaaaacgttgAAAAgggggaaagggtctgaatagtttccgaatgcacaaaatatttttaaaaaacagtAAATTTAATTTTTaactgcactgcccctttaataTTTCAGTCACCAGTGCCTTCTCTCCCCAAAGCGTTTCAAAATTCAGCATCGCAGTTTCTCAACGCACGCATAACATTCTGCGGGGCAAGTTAGACACCGGTGTGCAGATCAGTAGCTTCAAACTGCAGTGACTTGTTTTTGGAGGGTAAGGAGTCATGTTAGCAATATAAATGTAAAGCTCTTGGCACTGCTTTCAATAAGCCTGGGGCAGCACTTCCCTGATAGAtcacaatataaaaaaataattgtaaaaaaaacatatatatatatccacagcACACCACACCCACCCCAAAACATCTTCCCGCAGGCCATGCCTCAAGTCTCTGATATGCGCGAGTAGATTAGATTTCACCAATCATCTCTGTGATGTTGTCACTTGATTTCCGTGGCCACTTCCTCAGTGTACTGtgcaatctactatcccccaaggtagaaaagttgacctattttattggtcagcttgtggagaaagaaatagcctattccaaactgactctgggacagttgtgggacaccccccctcccctccacaacCAGGGCACACCAGGCGAACCAGGGCACCCACACTTAAGCACCTTTCCTCGGACACTAAAGACTATAGCCCCGCTGTTACGAACCGCGTGCACCTGGTGACCCAAAATGGCCTTCGTGCACCTGGTATCCCAAATTCATACTACCAGGAGGCATAGGCTTGCTCTACTCATCGACAAATTCAACTGGGGATCATCAGCAAGCATATATCTTGAACCAAATACAATACATTTAGTATTGTCCTCCAaatccaaatcccaccaacatcagccgggtcagagcgcaactggtccttgtttgggaacacacaccacGCAACAGGCTGGCCAATACAAGAGTTGAAAAATCGGTGTCCATCCGGGCAGATtttaggctttttgagcctgacaacgagccatcctcaacaaggttggaaagtgacagtgaagatgaggcctcagagtccgatgttcaagaggtggacattgaggaggttcaggaagaagacatggaagcctgagaggaagacaaccaaagctttagtttctagactaccATTTTacaaaacgtttttgggagatgtgaTGGATCATTATtgggggatcattcaatattccctttctctgtagttcagtgaaatcatcccatgtgaagagtcaactcatttaattaaagttcaattcgtaactaaatcgtTTTTaaaatttctattggaaggatttaataatttgtAATGATGTCTATTTATGATAaagtaaaaggtttatgtttctgtctccatatgatatggtaaatatatccaatgcaaaaaacatctacatttaaaaggtattaatattaatttgcatatattttcgttaattcccatatattcccgttaattcccatatattcccgttaattcccactgaaagtttccacctctgaatattccccagaATGTGCAAGCCTAGGTTTATGACATGGAGCCATCAGTTGGAATCATAGCATTCCTCAACTTGTCCACTTTGTTCGTAAAATATGAATTAAAGTAGTTTGCGATGCCGTGTGGttttgtaataaataaataaaataaataaataaataaaccctCTGATTCAACAAAAGAGGCCAGACATGTTCGAATTCCTACCCATAATAGCATTCAACGTTCTCCACAGTTTTTTCCCCCATTTACTGATAGAATCACTTCTTCTTTCATTGTTTAGCTTGGTCACAATATTTCTTAATTTACAATAACTTTGCTTATCAAACAGAGTGCCAGATTTATCTGCTACTGTTTGGGTCTTTTAACGTTGAATCATGACATTTCCCAGCTCATCATCAATCCACGGGGCACCGTTTGACCTCACAGTGCATTTTCTTAAAGGGGGCGTGCTTATCAGCTATACTCATAAATAATTTCATAAATGAATTTATTGACATTTCAGGATCATTCTTACTACACACTTCTAACCATTGCACATTCTTAATCTCATCCACAAATGAGTTctgattgaaccctctgtaggACCTGCAGTAGATTACCTTAGGGCCAGCCTTTGGTATTGTAGTTTTCCTAGTGAgtgagtcctgattgaaccctctgtaAGACCTGCGGTAGATTACCTTAGGGCCAGCCTTTGGTATTGTAGTTTTCCTAGTGAgtgagtcctgattgaaccctctgtaAGACCTGCGGTAGATTACCTTAGGGCCAGCCTTTGGTATTATAGTTTTCCTAGTGAgtgagtcctgattgaaccctctgtaAGACCTGCGGTAGATTACCTTAGGGCCAGCCTTTGGTATTATAGTTTTCCTAGTGAgtgagtcctgattgaaccctctgtaAGACCTGCGGTAGATTACCTTAGGGCCAGCCTTTGGTATTATAGTTTTCCTAGTGAgtgagtcctgattgaaccctctgtaggGACCTGCGGTAGATTACCTTAGGGGCAGCCTTGGTTATTGTAGTTAACCTAGTGAGTCCTGATTGAAGCCTCTGTAAGACCTGAGGTAGATTACATTAGCGCAAGCCTTTCGGGATTTTAGTTTTCCTAGTGAGTGcaacataacctaaaaggccgctcagcaaagcaGAAGCCACactccaaacccgccataaaaaagccagactacggtttgcaaatgcacatggggacaaatatcgtacttttggagaaatacc
Above is a genomic segment from Salvelinus fontinalis isolate EN_2023a chromosome 36, ASM2944872v1, whole genome shotgun sequence containing:
- the LOC129835564 gene encoding uncharacterized protein LOC129835564 isoform X4 encodes the protein MSCVSDTEERTHPSSPKPPPSLTSTHPSSPKPPPSLTSTHPSSPKPPPSLTPTPTSSSIPLTSNPLDHNTTPTPTSSSIPLTSNPLDHNTTATPTSSSIPLTSNPLDHNATPTPTSSSIPLTSNPLDHNTTTTPTSSFIPLTSNPLDHNATPTPTSSSIPLTSNPLDHNTTPRPTSSSIPLTSNPLDHNATPTPTSSSIPLTSNPLDHNTTPTPTSSSIPLTSNPLGHNATPTPTSSFIPLTSNPLDHNATPTPTSSSIPLTSNPLDHNTTPRPTSSSIPLTSNPLDHNATPTPTSSSIPLTSNPLDHNTTATPTSSSIPLTSNPLDHNATTTPTSSSMVVQDRGLGLGLGQDTTDNPLGKDLSLSSILALLCGGNPLQGLGRELSSSPPCALEPGVTTLGGEGRMKGGRREGGEGGGGGGGRGREGDSSPPLGLLPDVPPLSQHSLQLSALAQRVAKNSSSSFSFTLSSSSSSPAAVSSNQQVSGCSSRDFQGRPAGLDVWPSLGCSWAGKEGRLSPDSAIQRLRAAAANAVLHNRTTAPSSSSSFIPSSSFIPSSSSFIPSSSSSLSSSFIPSSSSFIPSSSPSLSSSFIPPSSPSLSSSFIPSSSPSLSSSFIPSSSPSLSSSFIPPSSPSLSSSFIPSSSPSLSSSFIPSSSPSLSSSFIPSSSPALSSSFIPSSSPSLSSSFIPSSSPSLSSSFIPSSSPSLSSSFIPSSSPSLSSSFIPSSSPSLSSSFIPSLSSSFIPSSSPSLSSSIAAAGAGLQEGVCLTLDSSPSPLSAPSSSASSALTALSQKVNLRGQGSKVTGSEVTGSAQHRSTSPYSFLSFLSPAPQSQLTDQSSSRVVENQRGLLPELSPREENQTRAENQAVISSPCKNQGSAPPQSQVEMPSLDPLLFTNPLGEINPGGPAGVFQCSVCGLRMKRKSYWRRHMSVHTGLKSQQCQLCPFRCARKDNLTAHMKVHRQQEKGEEFQCDLCPFTSLRLFSLKLHMRRHQRTNARDTTTPTQETHTERDREGQEERETDEEREKVGEMKNEEDREGKSHSPEQAVLKPGCRVQLSPRPLDIVLCYSSSQTPLYPATVKQEALEGEREGERQGEREGERQGERQGERQGERQGERQGEREGERQGEREAERQGEREGERDKEVCVKEEPQEREFSTPLLSHRLSPLPPSLTLKRNRRKANTPTDSPSPPQRRTHTPNTHTPSPLTHTPLTHIPIMIPMATSLFSPDINTKTASDLLIKLSAATQQAGVEPGYVVKQEPQEEGLSPGQQQQAGEPGLALSPDGPGASPEHPTSHLTRPEEERERCLLEQDISVTVASELLRRLSEKQEVVVQGLKVKEEEEPMEIDPLTPSVTPDHVLTPGERAAPGRGAPLLPKEEEDMFQRDLFSQDISVKMASALLYQLSEKVCKANELKGNGSLSSPVVEKPFTHTRPDQREPTQPSPDKPQHVVSRYRCPVCSHQAQCQRSLNHHLASHTAKTHTTCFNYYYRCHVCGFELEGRSLFLGHMTEHSEWERDAFTLRCSVCDHSTSEERVMRTHASCHTPGEAARQDYLQTHLLGGHTHKDLPDGRDIPQSGELRCPLCSFSTSRPVSMVTHMRSSHSTTDQHCCRICQRSFSGQPELQAHVRCHRQGNQYRCERCGHLARTANKLIEHVRVHTGERPFTCDLCPYSAKRRDSLRLHCRLKHPEHTPSHTHTPSHTHTPSHGHTHGHTHTPSHGHTHTPSHRNTPAGQHMHRSALNPLSSSSLSSWFRGSDLSPLVPLTTLLSLRPLSSPRPSSPSRSSSPSPKLSFLAYLGLTEPT